From Pseudomonas sp. CCI4.2, one genomic window encodes:
- a CDS encoding protein-disulfide reductase DsbD codes for MRRLLCLMLLILALPAVGASLLDSRPSTTLGGSSLNNSSDFLPVHEAFRLNLIEVTDKSIKLRFVPTEGYYLYRHRFQFRAEPADIGLGQAQLPPGEKKHDEYFGDVEVYHGILDVDIPRKPGDNRPFTLAVTYQGCADKGLCYPPETERLAIGDVAATTSALPASLPSKNAWNWKELALFFLAGIGLTFTPCVLPMLPILSGVVLRGQIGGVRGFSLSLAYVLPMAVCFAVLGALMGMFGASLNLQARLQSAWVLVPFALFFVVFALAMFDLFQVRLPHFISSHLHRVAGRTEGGSLWGAAVLGVVSSLLVSPCVSAPLAGALLYISASGDALGGAMKLFALGLGMGAPLVIVATGGAAWLPKSGPWLVTVKNIIGVLLLAVAIGLLSRVIPGEITLLLLGLLWAGVALFLGALEFSPKTPAERLAQLLGVFLLVYALACWYGAFSGQTDPFRPLGGTQPALTANGAPPAADAWQTISSATELDRALSEAKAAGQPLLLDWYADWCISCKVIEHDVLPDPEVKRQLAGYRLIRFDMTESNAEQRALLDRYRLFGPPALLFFGKNGAEQAEARVVGEINAADLVKRINKANDRT; via the coding sequence ATGCGCCGCCTGCTTTGCCTGATGCTGTTGATCCTCGCCCTGCCCGCCGTCGGCGCGAGTTTGTTGGACAGTCGCCCGAGCACCACGCTGGGTGGTTCATCACTGAACAACAGCAGTGATTTTCTGCCAGTGCATGAAGCTTTTCGCCTGAACCTGATCGAAGTCACCGATAAATCGATCAAGCTGCGCTTCGTCCCCACCGAAGGCTATTACCTCTACCGCCATCGCTTTCAGTTCCGCGCAGAGCCCGCCGACATTGGTTTGGGCCAGGCACAACTGCCCCCCGGCGAAAAGAAACACGATGAGTATTTCGGCGACGTCGAGGTCTATCACGGCATTCTGGACGTCGACATCCCACGCAAACCTGGCGACAACCGCCCGTTCACCCTCGCGGTAACCTATCAAGGCTGCGCCGACAAAGGCCTGTGCTATCCGCCTGAAACCGAACGACTGGCCATTGGCGATGTTGCAGCAACAACCTCCGCTTTGCCTGCCTCCCTCCCCAGCAAAAACGCATGGAACTGGAAAGAACTGGCCCTGTTTTTCCTCGCTGGCATCGGGCTGACCTTTACGCCGTGCGTACTGCCGATGCTGCCGATCCTATCCGGCGTGGTGTTGCGCGGTCAGATTGGAGGCGTGCGCGGGTTTAGCCTTTCGCTGGCTTACGTGTTGCCGATGGCGGTCTGCTTCGCGGTGTTGGGCGCGTTGATGGGCATGTTCGGCGCGAGTTTGAATCTACAGGCGCGCCTGCAATCGGCCTGGGTTCTGGTGCCCTTTGCGCTGTTCTTCGTGGTGTTTGCCCTGGCGATGTTTGACCTGTTTCAGGTGCGTTTGCCGCACTTCATCAGCAGCCATCTGCACCGCGTCGCAGGTCGCACGGAAGGCGGATCGCTGTGGGGCGCGGCTGTTCTAGGCGTGGTTTCCAGCTTGCTCGTTTCGCCCTGCGTTTCCGCGCCATTGGCGGGAGCGCTGCTTTATATAAGCGCCAGCGGCGATGCCTTGGGTGGCGCCATGAAATTGTTTGCCCTCGGCCTCGGCATGGGCGCCCCGCTAGTGATCGTCGCCACCGGTGGGGCCGCTTGGTTACCCAAAAGCGGACCGTGGCTGGTCACCGTTAAGAACATCATTGGCGTGCTGCTGCTGGCAGTCGCTATCGGCTTACTCAGCCGCGTTATTCCCGGCGAAATCACCTTACTGCTGTTGGGTCTGCTGTGGGCGGGGGTAGCCTTGTTCCTTGGGGCGTTGGAGTTCTCACCGAAAACGCCTGCCGAGCGGTTAGCGCAGTTATTGGGCGTGTTCCTGCTGGTTTACGCGCTGGCGTGCTGGTACGGCGCGTTCAGCGGGCAAACCGACCCGTTCCGGCCGCTGGGAGGAACGCAACCGGCATTGACGGCCAATGGCGCGCCACCCGCCGCTGACGCCTGGCAAACCATCAGTTCCGCGACGGAACTGGACCGGGCACTCAGCGAAGCGAAAGCCGCCGGTCAACCGCTGTTGCTGGATTGGTACGCGGACTGGTGCATCAGCTGCAAAGTGATCGAACACGACGTACTGCCCGACCCGGAGGTCAAGCGTCAGTTAGCCGGTTATCGATTGATCCGTTTTGATATGACTGAAAGCAACGCCGAGCAGCGCGCCTTACTTGACCGCTACCGGCTGTTTGGACCGCCCGCCTTGCTGTTCTTCGGTAAAAACGGCGCAGAGCAGGCCGAGGCTCGGGTAGTGGGTGAGATCAACGCCGCCGACCTGGTAAAGCGCATTAACAAGGCAAATGACCGAACCTAA